A window from Pseudomonas moraviensis encodes these proteins:
- a CDS encoding LemA family protein, with protein MNSTLIILLVIAGLLALYAIQLFNRLVARRNQINNAFAQLEVQLKRRYDLIPNLVATAKGYMAHERETLEAVIAARNHAVAGLQAAQAQPGNAQNIVQLGQADSALSSAMGRLNVTVEAYPDLKASQNMQQLSEELSSTENKVSFARQAYNDAVMSYNTLKQSFPAAVFAPLFGHAADASLLTFADSAAIQQAPQVSF; from the coding sequence GTGAACAGCACTCTCATCATCCTTTTGGTCATTGCCGGCCTCCTCGCCCTCTACGCCATCCAGCTCTTCAACCGCCTCGTTGCCCGCCGCAATCAAATCAACAATGCGTTTGCGCAACTCGAGGTGCAGCTCAAACGTCGCTACGACCTGATCCCCAATCTGGTGGCAACCGCCAAGGGCTATATGGCTCATGAGCGTGAGACGTTGGAAGCAGTGATCGCAGCGCGCAACCACGCGGTTGCAGGCCTGCAGGCAGCTCAGGCGCAGCCGGGCAATGCCCAGAACATCGTCCAGCTCGGGCAGGCGGACAGCGCACTGAGTAGTGCGATGGGCCGGTTGAACGTGACGGTCGAAGCCTATCCGGATCTCAAGGCTTCGCAAAACATGCAGCAATTGAGCGAAGAGCTGAGCAGCACCGAGAACAAAGTCAGCTTTGCTCGCCAGGCTTACAACGATGCGGTGATGAGCTACAACACCCTCAAACAGAGCTTTCCGGCTGCCGTGTTCGCCCCGCTGTTCGGCCATGCTGCCGACGCGTCGCTGCTGACATTCGCCGACAGCGCGGCGATTCAGCAAGCGCCACAGGTTTCGTTCTGA
- a CDS encoding MFS transporter, protein MTASIPTNGSRAGAIFRVTSGNFLEQFDFFLFGFYATQIAAVFFPASSEFASLMMTFAVFGAGFLMRPLGAIVLGAYIDDVGRRKGLIVTLSIMASGTILIVLVPGYETIGLFAPALVLIGRLLQGFSAGAELGGVSVYLSEIATPGRKGFFTAWQSASQQVAIIVAAALGYGLNQWMEPQAVAAWGWRIPFFVGCMIVPFIFFLRRNLAETEEFAARKHRPSMREVFRTLGQNWGVVLGGMLMVALTTTAFYLITVYAPTFGKTVLHLSTSDALLVTLLVGVSNFFWLPIGGALSDRIGRRPVLIGMALLALATTYPALSFLVQAPSFTNMLLSLLWLSFIYGLYNGAMIPALTEIMPVEVRVAGFSLAYSLATAIFGGFTPAMSTFLIQYTGDKAAPGYWMSIGALCALCATLYLYRRAGGRLQPVAA, encoded by the coding sequence ATGACAGCCTCAATCCCTACCAACGGCTCGCGGGCCGGTGCCATCTTCCGGGTGACCTCGGGCAACTTCCTCGAACAGTTCGATTTCTTTCTGTTCGGCTTCTACGCCACGCAGATCGCGGCGGTGTTCTTCCCGGCGAGCAGCGAGTTCGCCTCCCTGATGATGACTTTCGCGGTGTTTGGCGCAGGCTTCCTGATGCGTCCGCTGGGCGCTATCGTGCTCGGTGCGTACATCGATGATGTCGGTCGGCGCAAAGGTCTGATCGTCACCCTGTCGATCATGGCCAGCGGCACGATATTGATCGTGCTGGTGCCCGGATACGAAACCATAGGCTTGTTCGCACCGGCGCTGGTGCTGATCGGCCGGCTGCTGCAAGGCTTCTCCGCCGGTGCAGAACTGGGTGGTGTTTCGGTGTATCTGTCCGAGATCGCGACACCGGGCCGCAAGGGCTTTTTCACCGCTTGGCAGTCGGCCAGTCAACAAGTGGCGATCATCGTCGCGGCTGCGCTGGGCTACGGTCTGAATCAGTGGATGGAGCCGCAAGCAGTGGCGGCCTGGGGCTGGCGCATTCCGTTTTTCGTCGGTTGCATGATTGTCCCGTTCATCTTCTTCCTGCGCCGCAACCTGGCGGAGACCGAAGAGTTCGCCGCGCGCAAACATCGTCCGAGCATGCGCGAAGTATTCCGCACCCTGGGTCAGAACTGGGGCGTGGTGCTGGGCGGGATGTTGATGGTCGCGCTGACCACCACCGCGTTCTACCTGATCACCGTGTACGCGCCGACCTTCGGTAAAACCGTGCTGCACCTGAGCACTTCCGACGCGCTGCTGGTGACGCTGCTGGTGGGTGTGTCGAACTTCTTCTGGCTGCCGATTGGCGGCGCGTTGTCGGACCGCATCGGCCGTCGCCCGGTGCTGATCGGCATGGCCCTGCTGGCCCTGGCCACGACTTATCCGGCGCTGTCGTTCCTGGTGCAGGCGCCGAGTTTTACCAACATGCTGCTGTCGTTGTTGTGGCTGTCGTTCATCTACGGTCTGTACAACGGCGCGATGATTCCGGCGCTGACCGAAATCATGCCGGTGGAAGTGCGCGTCGCCGGTTTCTCGCTGGCCTACAGCCTGGCCACAGCGATCTTCGGTGGGTTCACCCCGGCGATGTCGACCTTCCTGATCCAGTACACCGGCGACAAAGCCGCGCCGGGTTACTGGATGAGCATCGGTGCCCTGTGCGCACTGTGCGCCACGCTTTATCTGTACCGCCGTGCCGGTGGTCGTCTGCAACCTGTCGCGGCCTGA
- a CDS encoding monovalent cation:proton antiporter-2 (CPA2) family protein — MPHEGNLLQAAVVFLFAAVLTVPLAKRLQLGAVLGYLFAGVIIGPSVLGLIGNPQSVAHISELGVVLLLFIIGLELSPRRLWVMRKSVFGVGLAQVLLTASVIGGLALSVFGQPLNSAIVLGLGLALSSTAFGLQSLAERKELTSPHGRLAFAILLFQDIAAIPLIALVPMLAGVDHHTSTADDIRHSLQVLGGIAVVVIGGRYLLRPVFRVVAKTGLPEVSTATALLVVIGTAWLMDLVGVSMALGAFLAGLLLADSEYRHELEAQIEPFKGLLLGLFFISVGMGANLSLLLSAPITVLGLTLLLIGLKLPLLFVVGRLAGGLNKISAIRLGIVLAAGGEFAFVVFKIGRDQGLFEPRLYDLLVLTITLSMALTPLLLLICARLVSPRVQPVEVPEKFREIDTEAPRVVIAGMGRMGQIVARILRAQNIKFVALDTSVETIELSRSFGGVPVFYGDPMRPEILHAAKVGEAEYFVIATDDPETNIKTAEVVHKLYPHMKIIARARNRQHVHRLIDVGAEAIRETYYSSLEMSRRTLVGLGLTQAQADARIKRFKHHDEQVLEAQHTVYDDAAKVLQTAQEARAELAKLFESDQLEEESRNT; from the coding sequence ATGCCCCATGAAGGCAATCTGTTGCAAGCCGCTGTCGTGTTTCTGTTCGCGGCGGTGCTCACCGTGCCTTTGGCCAAACGTCTGCAACTGGGCGCTGTGCTCGGTTATCTGTTTGCCGGGGTGATCATCGGCCCGTCCGTGCTGGGCCTGATCGGTAATCCGCAAAGCGTTGCGCATATTTCCGAGCTGGGCGTGGTGTTGCTGCTGTTCATCATCGGCCTGGAGCTGTCGCCGCGACGCTTGTGGGTGATGCGCAAATCGGTGTTCGGCGTTGGCCTGGCGCAGGTGCTGCTGACCGCGTCGGTGATCGGCGGGCTGGCGCTGTCGGTGTTCGGTCAGCCGCTGAACAGCGCGATTGTGCTGGGCCTCGGTCTGGCGCTGTCTTCTACCGCTTTTGGCCTGCAAAGCCTCGCCGAACGCAAGGAACTGACCAGTCCCCACGGGCGTCTGGCGTTTGCCATTCTGCTGTTCCAGGACATCGCCGCGATTCCGTTGATTGCGCTGGTGCCGATGCTCGCTGGCGTCGATCACCACACCAGCACCGCCGACGATATCCGCCACAGCTTGCAGGTGCTCGGCGGCATTGCTGTGGTGGTGATCGGTGGGCGTTATCTGCTGCGTCCGGTGTTCCGCGTGGTGGCGAAAACCGGACTGCCGGAAGTGTCCACCGCCACCGCGTTGCTGGTGGTGATCGGCACGGCGTGGCTGATGGATCTGGTCGGTGTGTCGATGGCGCTGGGGGCGTTTCTCGCCGGTCTGCTGCTGGCGGATTCGGAATATCGCCATGAGCTGGAAGCGCAGATCGAACCGTTCAAAGGCCTGCTGCTCGGGCTGTTTTTCATCAGCGTCGGCATGGGCGCCAATCTCAGCCTGTTGTTGAGCGCGCCGATCACCGTGTTGGGCCTTACCCTGCTGCTGATCGGGCTGAAATTGCCGCTGCTGTTCGTCGTCGGGCGTCTGGCCGGCGGGCTGAACAAGATCAGCGCAATTCGCCTCGGTATCGTTCTGGCTGCCGGCGGTGAGTTTGCGTTTGTGGTGTTCAAGATCGGTCGCGATCAGGGCCTGTTCGAGCCGCGTCTGTACGACCTGCTGGTGCTGACCATCACCCTGTCGATGGCGCTGACGCCATTGCTGCTGTTGATCTGCGCACGCTTGGTAAGTCCGAGGGTGCAGCCGGTGGAAGTGCCGGAAAAATTCCGCGAGATCGACACCGAAGCGCCGCGGGTGGTGATTGCCGGCATGGGCCGGATGGGCCAGATCGTGGCGCGGATTCTGCGCGCGCAGAACATCAAGTTCGTCGCGCTGGACACCTCGGTGGAAACCATCGAACTGTCGCGCAGCTTCGGCGGTGTGCCGGTGTTCTACGGCGACCCGATGCGCCCGGAAATTCTCCACGCGGCCAAGGTCGGCGAGGCGGAATATTTTGTCATCGCCACGGATGATCCGGAGACCAACATCAAGACTGCCGAGGTGGTGCACAAGCTGTATCCGCACATGAAAATCATTGCCCGCGCGCGTAACCGCCAGCACGTGCATCGCTTGATCGATGTGGGCGCGGAGGCGATTCGTGAGACCTACTATTCGAGTCTGGAAATGAGCCGTCGTACATTGGTCGGCCTCGGTCTGACCCAGGCCCAGGCCGATGCGCGGATCAAGCGTTTCAAGCATCACGACGAACAGGTGCTGGAGGCGCAACACACCGTTTACGACGACGCCGCCAAAGTCCTGCAGACCGCCCAGGAAGCCCGGGCGGAATTGGCCAAACTGTTCGAATCGGATCAGCTCGAAGAAGAATCCCGCAACACCTGA
- the hcnB gene encoding cyanide-forming glycine dehydrogenase subunit HcnB — MSLQPLIVGGGPAGMAAAIELARHGVRCTLLEEASRLGGVVYRGPLRDGVQLDYLGPRYSEALDKLHGEFQQQSGLIDVRLNHRVVGAEGTRAMVVLDGDEQLHEIAYPQLLLAAGCHERSVPFPGWTLPGVILLGGLQLQIKSGVVKPQGPVIIAGTGPLLPLVATQLHASGVRVAGVYEACAFGKIARESLALLNKPQLFLDGLSMLAYLKLHGVPMNYGWGVVEAHGEGELKSVSVAPYSATWEADLSRVERFEAQTLAVGYGFIPRTQLSQQMGLDHGFSDDGYLRAHANDWQQSNVAHVHLAGDMGGIRGGEAAMLAGRIAATSILLQRGVLDAELARVRRDRFASKLRAIVRFRAAVDRYTERGVGQIALPAADTVICRCEHATRADIDLALEQGVQDIASLKMRTRVSMGDCQGRMCVGYCSDRLRQATGRQDVGWLRPRFPIDPVPFSAFQSLGKEGACHE; from the coding sequence ATGAGCCTGCAACCGTTGATTGTTGGCGGCGGGCCCGCGGGGATGGCGGCGGCCATCGAGCTGGCGCGCCATGGGGTGCGCTGCACCTTGCTCGAAGAGGCCTCGCGCCTCGGTGGGGTGGTGTATCGCGGGCCGTTGCGCGATGGCGTGCAATTGGATTATCTCGGGCCGCGTTACTCGGAAGCGCTGGACAAACTGCACGGTGAATTTCAGCAGCAGTCGGGCCTGATCGACGTGCGACTCAACCACCGCGTGGTCGGCGCCGAAGGCACTCGCGCAATGGTGGTGCTTGACGGCGATGAACAGCTGCACGAGATCGCTTATCCGCAGCTGCTGCTCGCCGCCGGTTGTCACGAACGCAGCGTGCCGTTTCCCGGCTGGACGTTGCCGGGAGTGATTCTGCTCGGTGGTCTGCAATTGCAGATCAAGAGTGGCGTGGTCAAGCCGCAAGGGCCGGTGATCATCGCTGGCACCGGGCCGCTGCTGCCCTTGGTCGCGACGCAATTGCATGCCTCCGGCGTGCGCGTCGCTGGCGTCTACGAGGCGTGTGCATTCGGCAAGATCGCCCGCGAGAGTCTGGCGCTCTTGAACAAGCCGCAACTGTTCCTCGACGGCTTGAGCATGCTCGCTTATCTGAAGTTGCACGGCGTCCCGATGAACTACGGCTGGGGTGTGGTGGAAGCCCACGGTGAAGGCGAGTTGAAAAGCGTCAGCGTCGCGCCGTATTCGGCGACCTGGGAGGCGGATCTGTCGCGGGTCGAACGCTTCGAAGCGCAGACGCTGGCGGTCGGTTACGGTTTTATTCCGCGCACGCAATTGAGCCAGCAGATGGGCCTCGATCATGGTTTCAGCGACGACGGCTACCTGCGTGCCCACGCGAATGACTGGCAACAAAGCAACGTGGCGCATGTGCATCTGGCCGGCGACATGGGCGGGATCCGTGGTGGTGAAGCGGCGATGCTGGCCGGCAGGATCGCCGCCACTTCCATCCTGCTGCAACGCGGCGTGCTCGACGCCGAACTGGCCCGCGTGCGCCGCGATCGCTTCGCGAGCAAACTCAGAGCCATCGTGCGCTTTCGTGCGGCGGTGGATCGCTACACCGAGCGCGGCGTCGGTCAGATTGCTCTGCCTGCGGCCGACACGGTGATTTGCCGCTGCGAACACGCGACCCGCGCTGACATCGACCTGGCGCTGGAGCAGGGCGTGCAAGACATCGCCAGCCTGAAAATGCGCACCCGCGTGAGCATGGGCGATTGTCAGGGACGGATGTGCGTGGGCTATTGCAGCGATCGCCTGCGCCAGGCCACCGGACGTCAGGATGTCGGCTGGCTGCGCCCGCGCTTCCCGATTGATCCGGTACCGTTTTCCGCGTTCCAGTCCCTCGGCAAGGAGGGCGCTTGCCATGAGTAA
- a CDS encoding RcnB family protein produces the protein MNSKTLIASLALVAGIAGITPIVQAAQTSSEPAVQSPTSDRQLKVNDRAPEMYQREDKALKNWKAKGLKAPIEQAQWVQINDKYVMVMITNGTIVEMQPVER, from the coding sequence ATGAACAGCAAAACCCTAATCGCCAGTCTGGCCCTCGTTGCCGGTATTGCCGGGATCACGCCCATTGTTCAAGCGGCGCAAACCTCCAGCGAACCCGCCGTGCAATCGCCGACCAGCGACCGCCAACTGAAGGTCAACGACCGCGCGCCGGAAATGTACCAGCGCGAGGACAAGGCTTTGAAGAACTGGAAAGCCAAAGGTCTGAAAGCACCGATCGAACAGGCGCAGTGGGTGCAGATCAATGACAAGTACGTGATGGTGATGATCACCAACGGCACGATTGTCGAGATGCAGCCGGTCGAGCGATAG
- a CDS encoding protealysin inhibitor emfourin — protein sequence MKTLPELDDDSVLRVSRQGGVAAIHSLSRPREIEFAQCDINQRSRICSVLEGCLPLDNSESGRGDQRFFQIEVRYQSGEMVLKVPENQAPGELVSLWDKGELL from the coding sequence ATGAAAACGCTACCCGAGCTGGATGACGATTCCGTTTTGCGCGTATCTCGCCAGGGTGGCGTTGCAGCGATTCACAGCCTGAGCCGCCCACGGGAAATCGAATTCGCGCAATGCGACATCAATCAGCGTTCGAGAATCTGCTCGGTGCTGGAGGGCTGTCTGCCATTGGACAACAGCGAATCCGGGCGTGGGGATCAACGCTTCTTTCAGATTGAAGTACGCTATCAGTCCGGGGAAATGGTGCTGAAAGTGCCGGAGAACCAGGCGCCCGGGGAGCTGGTGAGTCTGTGGGACAAGGGAGAACTGCTCTGA
- a CDS encoding LysR family transcriptional regulator produces MAINFDLNDLQAFRAVVEQGSFRKAADTVRLSQPALSRRIEKLEDALGVKLFERTTRKVSLTQAGRGFMPSVERLLDDLDIALLGISEVASTRLAHVTVACVPSAAYYFMPRVVARYHQQFPRIKVKVLDSSAHDVLSAVVNGEADFGLSFLGTQDAKVEFEPLVQECYVVACRRDHPLAGRSSVSWDEFYQQDYIALDKTSGNRFLLDQALGGVVPQRQSICETRHVTTMIGLVEAGLGVAAVPLMAMPGPDHPILTRVPLTEPQVMRSVGIIKRRDRTLTPAALELERLVVEMRVQPPTISA; encoded by the coding sequence ATGGCCATCAACTTCGACCTCAACGACCTGCAAGCCTTTCGCGCGGTGGTCGAGCAGGGCAGTTTTCGCAAGGCTGCCGACACCGTGCGCCTGTCGCAGCCGGCGCTGAGTCGGCGCATCGAAAAGCTCGAAGACGCCCTCGGCGTGAAACTGTTCGAGCGCACCACGCGCAAGGTCAGCCTGACCCAAGCCGGACGCGGTTTCATGCCCAGCGTCGAGCGGTTGCTGGATGATCTCGACATCGCCTTGCTCGGCATCAGCGAAGTCGCCTCGACCCGTTTGGCGCATGTCACCGTCGCCTGTGTGCCATCGGCGGCGTACTACTTCATGCCGCGCGTGGTCGCGCGCTATCACCAGCAATTTCCGCGAATCAAAGTCAAAGTCCTCGATTCCAGCGCGCATGATGTGTTGAGTGCGGTGGTCAATGGCGAGGCGGATTTCGGTTTGAGTTTTCTCGGCACGCAGGATGCCAAAGTCGAGTTCGAACCGCTTGTGCAGGAGTGCTATGTCGTCGCCTGTCGCCGCGATCATCCGCTGGCCGGGCGCAGCAGCGTCAGCTGGGACGAGTTCTATCAGCAGGACTACATCGCGCTGGACAAGACTTCGGGCAATCGCTTCCTGCTTGATCAGGCCTTGGGCGGGGTGGTGCCGCAGCGTCAGAGCATTTGCGAGACGCGGCACGTGACGACGATGATCGGCCTGGTGGAGGCGGGTTTGGGCGTGGCGGCGGTGCCGTTGATGGCGATGCCCGGGCCGGACCATCCGATCCTGACGCGGGTGCCGCTGACCGAGCCGCAAGTGATGCGCAGTGTCGGCATCATCAAGCGCCGGGATCGTACGTTGACCCCGGCGGCATTGGAACTGGAGCGGCTGGTCGTCGAGATGCGCGTCCAGCCGCCAACGATCAGCGCTTGA
- a CDS encoding M48 family metallopeptidase, producing the protein MNFFQQQRQAKRRTLLLIVLMGLAVLSLIAASCLMMIIPVEDGDGNVLFDLEMSWELVGTVSAVVISVVLLGSTAKHSELSAGGKVIARSLNGRLINHNAQTLEEQRLLNVVEEMAIASGTAVPPVYLLPELGINAFAAGMTPQNAVIGVTQGAINLLTREELQGVIAHEFSHIYNGDMRLNTRLIAIVHGILVLGLTGSYILRGTETVGKEAARRSKFVALTALVGFVLCVAGFAGSYFGNLIKAAIGRQREFLADATAVQYTRNPQSIAGALKKIGGYELGATLNAARAAEFSHLYFGSGTSSFDLMASHPDLSERIRRVDAQWDGSFVKIAAPSVELPAKPDLPMADAFGGVPAAAMAVLYDFSAAQASVAAIGAPQAEHLLEARRLLDDIPQVLRDAARSVDGAQAIVYGLLLSRSAPVLGMQFDILRGSVDDAVFEHLEQLQNPLLSLQPGLRLPLLDLATPSLQQLGKSFPRVDANLIALIEADNQTELLEWTLLRIVERNVLGAAPVQFKFGLFQCAEELLALLSALARAGQNDQATVAQALESAWQGLAFERPPEIRADLEELIGLETALSRLRHLMPEERPALLDAMTRCVMHDGVITVAEAELFRAVADLLDCPLPPFLSMPVQVGNGATEVPREPSAVSATA; encoded by the coding sequence ATGAATTTTTTCCAACAACAGCGCCAGGCCAAGCGCCGCACTCTGCTGCTCATCGTTCTGATGGGATTGGCCGTTCTGAGCCTGATCGCCGCGTCCTGCTTGATGATGATCATTCCGGTGGAAGACGGCGACGGCAATGTCCTCTTCGATCTAGAAATGAGCTGGGAGCTGGTCGGAACCGTATCCGCGGTAGTTATCAGCGTCGTGCTGCTGGGCAGTACGGCGAAGCATTCGGAGTTGTCCGCCGGCGGCAAAGTCATTGCGCGTAGCCTCAATGGCCGGCTGATCAACCATAACGCGCAGACTCTTGAAGAGCAGCGCCTGCTCAACGTGGTGGAAGAAATGGCCATCGCCTCAGGCACGGCCGTTCCGCCGGTGTATTTGCTGCCGGAGCTGGGCATCAACGCCTTCGCCGCAGGCATGACGCCGCAAAACGCGGTGATCGGCGTGACTCAGGGCGCGATCAATCTGCTGACTCGCGAAGAGTTGCAAGGTGTCATCGCCCATGAGTTCAGCCACATCTACAACGGTGACATGCGCCTGAATACCCGGTTGATCGCTATCGTTCACGGCATCCTCGTGCTCGGCCTGACCGGAAGCTACATCCTGCGTGGCACCGAAACGGTGGGCAAAGAAGCCGCGCGTCGCAGCAAGTTTGTCGCGCTCACCGCGCTGGTGGGTTTTGTCCTGTGCGTTGCAGGATTTGCCGGGTCGTATTTCGGCAACCTGATCAAGGCAGCGATCGGGCGCCAGCGCGAGTTCCTCGCTGACGCGACGGCTGTGCAATACACGCGCAACCCGCAAAGCATTGCCGGTGCACTGAAAAAAATCGGTGGTTATGAATTGGGCGCCACGCTCAATGCCGCGCGTGCTGCCGAGTTCAGCCATCTGTATTTCGGCTCGGGCACTTCTTCGTTCGACCTGATGGCCTCGCATCCGGATTTGAGCGAGCGGATCCGCCGGGTCGATGCGCAATGGGATGGCAGCTTCGTCAAGATCGCCGCGCCGAGCGTAGAGCTGCCGGCCAAACCCGACCTGCCGATGGCGGATGCATTTGGCGGTGTCCCGGCTGCCGCCATGGCGGTGCTTTACGACTTCAGTGCGGCGCAAGCCTCAGTTGCAGCGATCGGCGCGCCGCAGGCAGAACATTTGCTTGAGGCGCGCCGTTTGCTCGACGATATTCCGCAGGTACTCAGAGACGCTGCGCGCAGCGTCGATGGCGCTCAAGCCATCGTTTACGGGTTGTTGCTGTCACGCTCGGCGCCCGTGCTGGGCATGCAGTTCGACATACTGAGGGGATCCGTCGACGACGCGGTGTTCGAGCATTTGGAACAGCTGCAAAATCCACTGTTGTCACTACAGCCGGGCCTGCGTTTGCCACTGCTCGATCTGGCGACACCAAGCCTGCAACAGCTCGGCAAAAGTTTCCCCAGGGTCGATGCCAACCTGATCGCGCTGATTGAAGCCGACAACCAGACCGAACTGCTTGAGTGGACGCTGTTGCGCATCGTCGAACGCAATGTGCTGGGCGCGGCGCCGGTGCAGTTCAAATTCGGTCTGTTCCAGTGCGCCGAAGAACTCTTGGCACTGCTCAGCGCGCTGGCCCGCGCCGGTCAAAATGATCAAGCGACGGTGGCGCAGGCGCTGGAATCTGCGTGGCAAGGGCTCGCATTCGAGCGACCACCAGAGATTCGCGCCGATCTGGAAGAACTAATCGGGCTGGAAACCGCGCTCAGCCGTCTGCGCCATCTCATGCCGGAGGAGCGCCCCGCCCTGCTCGATGCGATGACCCGCTGCGTGATGCACGACGGCGTGATCACCGTGGCCGAAGCGGAGTTGTTCCGGGCCGTCGCCGACTTGCTCGATTGCCCGCTTCCGCCGTTTCTGAGCATGCCTGTGCAGGTTGGGAACGGCGCGACTGAGGTACCTCGCGAACCAAGTGCAGTGTCGGCTACGGCGTAG
- a CDS encoding substrate-binding domain-containing protein yields the protein MKKLFTVTALLAGLAFNFAAQAEELSVMTSGGFTAAYKILGPKFAAATGNTLTTSLGPSMGKAPEAIPNRLARGEHADVVIMVGYALDELIKQGKVDPASRVELADSRIGMVVREGAAKPDISSVDGLKKTLLDAQSVAYSDSASGVYIEQQLFKKLGIEDQLKPKAKMIAKIPVGSVVATGDYQLGFQQVSELLPVPGVSFVAKIPESVQSVTRFAAGIPVTAEHPEEAKALLAYLAAPAAQADVQATGLDSVKR from the coding sequence ATGAAAAAACTCTTTACTGTCACCGCCCTGCTCGCCGGTCTCGCCTTCAACTTCGCGGCCCAGGCGGAAGAATTGAGCGTGATGACCTCCGGTGGTTTCACTGCCGCCTACAAGATCCTCGGGCCGAAATTCGCCGCTGCGACTGGCAACACCCTGACCACCAGCCTCGGCCCGTCGATGGGCAAGGCACCGGAAGCGATCCCCAATCGTCTGGCGCGCGGTGAGCACGCCGACGTGGTGATCATGGTCGGTTACGCCCTTGATGAACTGATCAAACAGGGCAAGGTTGACCCGGCGTCCCGCGTTGAACTGGCGGATTCGCGGATCGGTATGGTGGTGCGTGAAGGTGCAGCGAAACCGGACATCAGCAGCGTTGACGGCCTGAAGAAGACCCTGCTCGACGCGCAATCGGTGGCGTACTCCGACAGCGCCAGCGGCGTGTATATCGAGCAGCAGTTGTTCAAGAAACTCGGTATCGAAGATCAGCTGAAACCGAAAGCCAAGATGATCGCCAAGATCCCGGTCGGTTCGGTGGTTGCCACGGGCGACTATCAACTGGGCTTCCAGCAGGTCAGTGAATTGCTGCCGGTACCGGGCGTGAGCTTCGTCGCGAAGATTCCGGAATCGGTGCAGTCGGTGACGCGTTTTGCCGCGGGTATTCCGGTCACGGCCGAGCATCCAGAAGAGGCCAAAGCCTTGCTCGCCTACCTCGCAGCACCGGCCGCTCAGGCTGACGTGCAGGCCACCGGACTGGATTCGGTCAAGCGCTGA
- the hcnC gene encoding cyanide-forming glycine dehydrogenase subunit HcnC — MSKFYDVVIAGGGVIGASCAYQLSKRKDLKVALIDAKRPGNATRASAGGLWAIGESVGLGCGVIFFRMMSANRKRATQGAAVAVDASTPHILPESFFDFALQSNALYPALHRELKDNHGMDCKFEKTGLKFVIYDDEDRLYAEHIVGCIPHLADQVRWLDQAALRAAEPSVSHEARGALEFLCDHQVSPFRLADAYMEGARQNGVDLFVNTHVTGVLHHGTRVTGVQTAEAGVFHCKTLINAAGAWAADLSEWATGIRIPVKPVKGQILLTERMPKILNGCLTTSDCYVAQKDNGEILIGSTTEDKGFDVTTTFPEIAGLVQGAVRCLPELADVNLKRTWAGLRPGSPDELPILGPMRGVEGYLNACGHFRTGILTSAITGVLLDKLVNDEPLPLDITPFLADRFEVVPVKPTLELELA, encoded by the coding sequence ATGAGTAAGTTCTACGACGTGGTCATTGCCGGTGGCGGAGTGATCGGCGCCTCCTGCGCCTACCAATTGTCCAAGCGCAAAGATCTGAAAGTTGCGCTGATCGACGCCAAGCGTCCCGGCAATGCGACCCGCGCTTCGGCTGGCGGTTTGTGGGCGATTGGCGAGTCGGTCGGCCTCGGTTGCGGGGTGATCTTCTTTCGCATGATGTCGGCCAATCGCAAGCGCGCAACCCAGGGCGCAGCGGTGGCGGTGGACGCCAGTACCCCGCATATCTTGCCGGAATCCTTCTTCGATTTTGCCTTGCAGTCCAACGCTCTTTACCCGGCGCTGCATCGCGAGCTGAAAGACAACCACGGCATGGATTGCAAGTTCGAAAAGACCGGGTTGAAGTTCGTGATCTATGACGACGAAGACCGGCTCTACGCCGAGCACATCGTCGGCTGCATTCCGCATCTGGCCGATCAGGTGCGCTGGCTCGATCAAGCGGCGTTGCGCGCGGCGGAGCCGAGCGTCAGCCATGAGGCGCGCGGGGCGCTGGAGTTTCTCTGCGATCATCAGGTCAGTCCGTTCCGCCTCGCGGATGCCTACATGGAAGGTGCGCGGCAGAACGGCGTCGACCTCTTCGTCAACACCCACGTCACCGGCGTGCTGCATCACGGTACTCGCGTCACGGGTGTGCAGACGGCGGAGGCGGGGGTGTTTCATTGCAAAACGCTGATCAACGCCGCCGGCGCCTGGGCGGCGGATCTGAGTGAGTGGGCGACGGGGATTCGTATTCCGGTGAAACCGGTGAAAGGCCAGATTCTACTGACCGAGCGAATGCCGAAAATCCTCAACGGCTGTCTGACCACCAGCGATTGCTACGTGGCGCAAAAGGACAATGGCGAAATCCTCATCGGCAGCACCACCGAAGACAAAGGATTTGACGTCACCACCACCTTCCCGGAGATTGCCGGGCTGGTGCAGGGCGCGGTGCGCTGCCTGCCGGAGCTGGCGGACGTCAACCTCAAGCGCACCTGGGCAGGACTGCGTCCGGGGTCGCCGGATGAGCTGCCGATCCTCGGGCCGATGCGTGGGGTCGAGGGGTATCTGAATGCCTGCGGACACTTCCGCACGGGGATTCTGACGTCAGCGATCACCGGGGTGTTGCTGGACAAACTGGTGAATGACGAACCGCTGCCGCTGGATATCACGCCGTTTCTCGCGGATCGGTTTGAAGTGGTACCGGTCAAACCGACACTGGAATTAGAACTGGCCTGA